Proteins encoded in a region of the Anopheles ziemanni chromosome 2, idAnoZiCoDA_A2_x.2, whole genome shotgun sequence genome:
- the LOC131294207 gene encoding uncharacterized protein LOC131294207, with the protein MNSLWWYFYLITLSLLAWLVDSRREAKFNCTLTANYYDCLFRDVVVRSESDADSIFFGVQNFNDTSIAFRDSSMVVLPKKIFETFPAIQYLSSDGCHIQRLLGGTFANAQRLQELHLYDNRISRLNNFVFNGALQLEILSLYNNTIKQLEEHAFDGLGHLRLLYMDENQIEKLPEGLFSGLEELQILELQHNRIKEIHEDQFVLCPMLRELNLSANMISTFNMTQLQALNKLETLDIARNYLDEVFVTKYLRTLNAQENQISRILMDQGDFFQLTHLNLSRNNVANINNIFKFRNLIELDVSYNELVTLDFVIFAFMKNLKDIKLNNNRLWIIDNGIPSPAKSLRSVNLAHNKFVFLDLAVLDTFPALEYIYLHGNELIDLQIEEIEQNFPYLTLVSCDNNDWDCINLMHVVTLLERAYVKWSNGTRNCTRPEQHRLICCTSAEHHLREKIVRLTREIYRSRKMMKQLIMENAELRSELEMQYLPDATEQHLVASVKMSAKGRVGHGHRCWEVCGLVLIASVAWLALEVACEIVICNYERFNLYDSMYQPRTANFCVFNDVYLGGDIRVADFLASSLDYQRVAFANSKFPQVPPSLYKNFDEIRELYVRRCSLESLRITRLLEKVYAGGNRIASVQLDGNASNSLRELYLDGNRMRGLANLTNLPGLEVLVLENNPLLGNVDFAQFERMERLWKLDLERIGMTRIANGLQRPLTELRRLDLSNNALTYVHVRMFRTFPKLEHLWLHGNRLYFLEADQVQTLLPVLRSIVIDDNAWGCGHLTTLGQTLRDRGIVIRHGECPASARAVHRVCCSDVTDVVDFRYLIEMGIRKEARFEQDVRELRSENELLRRNLQQVQDRLEQLAANFTQRDAPVADDREDAASSELPSSSTSIEEYEDEEHTS; encoded by the exons ATGAACTCTCTCTGGTGGTATTTTTA CCTGATCACGCTCAGCCTGCTGGCATGGCTGGTGGACAGCCGGCGGGAGGCCAAGTTTAACTGCACGCTCACGGCGAATTACTACGACTGCCTGTTCCGGGACGTGGTCGTCCGCAGCGAGTCCGACGCGGACAGCATCTTCTTCGGCGTGCAGAACTTCAACGACACCAGCATTGCGTTCCGCGACTCCTCGATGGTGGTGCTGCCGAAGAAGATCTTCGAGACATTCCCCGCCATCCAGTACCTATCGAGCGATGGGTGCCACATCCAACGGCTGCTCGGGGGCACTTTTGCCAACGCACAACGACTGCAGGAGCTGCACCTGTACGACAACCGTATCAGCCGGCTGAACAACTTCGTGTTCAACGGTGCGCTCCAGCTCGAAATACTCTCGCTGTACAACAACACGATCAAGCAGCTGGAGGAGCACGCGTTCGATGGACTCGGCCATCTGCGGCTGCTGTACATGGACGAGAACCAGATCGAGAAGCTACCGGAGGGTCTGTTCTCCGGGCTCGAAGAACTACAGATTCTCGAGCTGCAGCATAACCGCATCAAGGAAATCCACGAGGATCAGTTTGTGCTGTGTCCGATGCTGCGCGAGCTCAACCTGAGCGCCAACATGATCAGCACGTTCAACATGACCCAGCTTCAGGCGCTCAACAAGCTCGAAACGCTCGACATCGCGCGCAACTACCTGGACGAGGTGTTCGTCACCAAGTACCTGCGCACGCTGAACGCCCAGGAGAACCAGATCAGCCGCATCCTGATGGACCAGGGTGACTTCTTCCAGCTGACGCACCTCAACCTTTCGCGCAACAATGTcgccaacatcaacaacatcttCAAGTTTCGCAACCTGATCGAGCTGGACGTGTCCTACAACGAACTGGTAACGCTCGACTTTGTCATCTTCGCGTTCATGAAGAACCTGAAGGACATCAAGCTGAACAACAACCGGCTGTGGATAATCGACAACGGTATCCCGTCGCCGGCCAAATCGCTGCGAAGTGTCAACCTCGCACACAACAAGTTCGTCTTCCTCGACCTAGCCGTGCTGGACACGTTTCCGGCGCTCGAGTACATCTACCTGCACGGCAACGAGCTGATCGATCTGCAGATCGAGGAGATCGAACAGAACTTCCCCTACCTGACGCTCGTCTCGTGCGACAACAACGACTGGGACTGCATCAATCTGATGCACGTGGTGACGCTGCTCGAGCGGGCCTACGTCAAGTGGTCGAACGGGACGCGCAACTGTACACGCCCCGAGCAGCACCGGCTCATCTGCTGCACCTCGGCCGAGCACCATCTGCGCGAGAAGATCGTCCGGTTGACGCGCGAAATCTACCGCTCGCGCAAGATGATGAAGCAGCTGATCATGGAGAACGCCGAGCTGCGCAGCGAGCTCGAGATGCAGTACCTGCCGG ACGCAACGGAACAGCACCTCGTCGCGAGTGTGAAGATGAGTGCGAAAGGCAGGGTGGGCCACGGTCACCGGTGCTGGGAGGTTTGCGGGTTGGTGCTGATCGCGTCGGTGGCCTGGCTAGCGCTGGAGGTGGCGTGTGAGATCGTGATCTGCAACTACGAGCGGTTCAACCTATACGACAGCATGTACCAGCCGCGTACGGCCAACTTCTGTGTGTTCAATGACGTGTACCTTGGCGGAGACATCAGGGTGGCCGACTTCCTGGCGAGCAGCCTCGACTACCAGCGGGTCGCGTTCGCCAACTCCAAGTTCCCCCAGGTGCCACCGTCGCTGTACAAAAACTTCGACGAAATACGGGAGCTGTACGTACGGCGATGCTCGCTGGAGTCGCTTCGGATCACGCGCTTGCTGGAGAAGGTGTACGCCGGAGGGAACCGGATCGCGTCCGTCCAGCTGGATGGTAATGCCTCCAACAGTTTGCGCGAGCTCTACCTCGACGGTAACCGAATGCGTGGGCTAGCAAACCTAACCAATCTACCCGGACTCGAGGTACTCGTGCTGGAGAACAATCCGCTCCTTGGTAACGTGGACTTTGCGCAGTTCGAGCGAATGGAGCGGCTGTGGAAGTTGGATCTGGAGCGCATCGGAATGACGCGTATTGCCAACGGGCTCCAGCGGCCACTCACCGAGCTACGAAGGCTCGATCTCTCCAACAATGCGCTCACCTACGTCCACGTTCGCATGTTTCGCACTTTCCCGAAACTGGAGCACCTTTGGCTACACGGCAACCGGTTGTACTTCCTCGAGGCGGACCAGGTTCAGACGCTACTTCCCGTGCTCCGTAGCATAGTCATCGATGACAACGCTTGGGGTTGTGGACATCTGACAACTCTTGGGCAAACCCTCCGAGATCGAGGCATCGTCATCCGGCACGGGGAATGTCCTGCGTCGGCACGAGCCGTCCATCGGGTGTGCTGCTCGGATGTGACGGACGTCGTCGACTTCCGGTACCTGATCGAGATGGGCATACGCAAGGAGGCACGCTTCGAGCAGGACGTGCGTGAGCTACGCTCCGAGAACGAGCTTCTTCGGCGGAACTTGCAGCAGGTTCAGGACCGGCTGGAACAGCTGGCGGCCAACTTTACCCAACGGGACGCACCAGTGGCAGATGATCGCGAGGATGCGGCATCCAGCGAACTGCCATCATCGAGTACCTCCATCGAAGAGTACGAAGACGAGGAACATACGAGCTAG